In Excalfactoria chinensis isolate bCotChi1 chromosome 3, bCotChi1.hap2, whole genome shotgun sequence, one DNA window encodes the following:
- the NKX2-4 gene encoding homeobox protein Nkx-2.4 yields the protein MSLSPKHTTPFSVTDILSPMEESYKKFGGMDGAAGLGPYRQPAVPGAAAAAVPQHVVAGPAGAAAYHMPHGVSQFPHGAVGGYCGGGLGNVGELPAYPDGMRSGAAAGGGWYGAGGDPRYPGISRFVGPAAGMNVAGMGGLSGLGEGAKGIVPLHAAPRRKRRVLFSQAQVYELERRFKQQKYLSAPEREHLASLIHLTPTQVKIWFQNHRYKMKRQAKDKAAAQQLHPDGSGGLCQQPSPRRVAVPVLVKDGKPCPPPGSGTPAPGQPAASSGPGGSLPTSHPHPGSLGQAADLEELAPSPPPLHGQVPPLAPMDSAGVDYNGGMVSPNLLYGRTW from the exons aTGTCGCTGAGCCCCAAGCACACGACGCCCTTCTCCGTCACCGACATCCTCAGCCCCATGGAGGAGAGCTACAAGAAGTTCGGCGGCATGGACGGGGCGGCCGGGCTGGGGCCCTACAGGCAGCCCGCGGTGCCCGGCGCCGCCGCAGCCGCCGTCCCGCAGCACGTCGTGGCGGGCCCCGCCGGGGCGGCCGCCTACCACATGCCGCACGGCGTCTCCCAGTTCCCGCACGGCGCCGTCGGGGGGTATTGCGGCGGCGGGCTGGGCAACGTGGGCGAGCTGCCAGCCTACCCCGACGGCATGAggagcggcgcggcggcgggcggcggctgGTACGGGGCCGGCGGAGACCCGCGTTACCCCGGCA TCTCCAGGTTCGTGGGCCCGGCGGCGGGGATGAACGTGGCCGGGATGGGCGGCCTGAGCGGCCTCGGCGAGGGAGCCAAGGGCATCGTGCCGCTGCACGCGGCCCCGCGGAGGAAGAGGAGAGTGCTCTTCTCGCAGGCGCAGGTCTACGAGTTGGAGCGGCGCTTCAAGCAGCAGAAGTACCTGTCGGCGCCGGAGCGGGAGCACCTGGCCAGCCTCATCCACCTCACGCCCACCCAGGTGAAGATCTGGTTCCAGAACCACCGCTACAAGATGAAGCGGCAGGCCAAGGACAAGGCGGCCGCCCAGCAGCTGCACCCCGACGGCTCCGGCGgcctctgccagcagccctcGCCCCGCCGCGTCGCCGTGCCAGTGCTGGTGAAGGACGGCAAGCCCTGCCCGCCGCCGGGCAGCGGCACCCCGGCCCCCGGGCAGCCCGCGGCCTCCAGCGGCCCCGGGGGCTCGCTGCCCACTTCCCACCCGCACCCCGGCTCGCTGGGGCAGGCGGCGGACCTGGAGGAGCTGGCGCCCAGCCCGCCGCCGCTGCACGGCCAGGTGCCCCCCCTGGCTCCCATGGACTCGGCCGGCGTCGATTACAACGGCGGCATGGTCAGCCCCAACCTGCTCTACGGCAGGACGTGGTAA